From Anopheles arabiensis isolate DONGOLA chromosome 3, AaraD3, whole genome shotgun sequence, a single genomic window includes:
- the LOC120901293 gene encoding zwei Ig domain protein zig-8-like, which yields MATLRSQYGINIIFLFIVHLNHGITKSLQTFSEEQFLLELRDDRSSSPVSRPPIRNRTPPYLGNLHLGFHQHQQHHHQHSETSENEIYDSDESNLLRTPLDRGPHFDLSVSKNITALVGKTAYLNCRVKNIGNKTVSWVRHRDIHLLTVGRFTYTSDQRFQAVHNPKTDDWSLQIRYPQKRDTGVYECQISTTPPVGHSMFLAVVEPITTIVGVPDLYINTGSTVNLTCIVRNSPEPPSTIFWTHNNQEINYDSPRGGVSVITEKGEMTTSYLLIQRARTTDSGKYVCSPSNADPSTINVHIMNGTVRPPYSLTASRAMTNTTVFARYWKHFRQYLSGLPLLGSPLKRLALPPSQWSLPLSLMVPSIASTAFFLKIHAWTNNCR from the exons ATGGCCACACTGCGCTCTCAGTAtggaataaatattattttccttttcatcgTACATTTAAACCACG GCATAACAAAGTCACTGCAGACCTTTTCGGAGGAACAATTCCTACTGGAGCTGAGAGATGATCGCAGCAGTTCACCGGTATCGCGTCCTCCGATACGCAACCGGACACCGCCGTACCTTGGCAATCTGCACCTTGGCtttcaccagcaccagcagcaccaccatcagcactcAGAGACGAGCGAGAACGAAATTTACGACTCGGACGAGAGTAATCTGCTCCGTACGCCGCTTGACCGTGGGCCGCACTTTGATTTGTCCGTCTCGAAGAACATTACAGCTCTGGTTGGGAAGACGGCCTATCTCAACTGCCGGGTGAAGAACATCGGCAACAAAACg GTGTCCTGGGTGCGGCATCGTGACATTCATCTGTTAACCGTAGGTAGATTCACCTATACGTCTGACCAACGTTTCCAGGCTGTACATAATCCCAAGACAGACGACTGGTCGCTACAA ATTAGATACCCCCAGAAGCGGGACACGGGCGTGTACGAGTGTCAGATCTCCACTACGCCACCGGTCGGGCACTCAATGTTTCTCGCCGTCGTAG AGCCAATCACCACGATCGTTGGTGTGCCGGATCTGTACATCAACACGGGCTCAACTGTAAATTTAACCTGCATAGTGCGGAACTCGCCCGAGCCTCCTTCAACCATCTTTTGGACCCACAACAATCAG GAGATCAACTACGATTCACCCCGGGGCGGTGTGTCGGTCATAACGGAGAAGGGTGAAATGACGACATCGTACCTGCTAATACAGCGCGCCCGTACCACCGACAGCGGGAAGTACGTCTGCTCCCCATCGAATGCCGATCCTTCCACGATCAACGTGCATATCATGAATGGTACCGTTCGACCGCCCTACTCGCTAACCGCGTCAAGGGCAATGACAAATACGACAGTGTTCGCCCGATACTGGAAACATTTCAGACAGTATTTGTCAGGGCTACCGTTGT TGGGCTCCCCGCTTAAGCGGTTAGCATTGCCGCCCAGCCAGTGGAGTTTGCCGCTGAGCTTAATGGTGCCCAGTATTGCATCAACAGCATTTTTCCTGAAAATCCACGCGTGGACCAACAACTGTCGGTGA